From Borrelia sp. RT5S, the proteins below share one genomic window:
- the fni gene encoding type 2 isopentenyl-diphosphate Delta-isomerase, with amino-acid sequence MGIEPNILENKRRHIEICLNKSDVSKSDSLLGFVNLKHDALSELNFDEIDTSEIIFGYKVAMPVFVSSMTGGIGDGSRLNRSLVKVANGLRIPMGLGSFKLLFKYPEYIDEFSLRKYADSIPLFSNIGAIQLGELGVLKIIEMNKRLEVDAVIVHLNAGQELMNSRGERSFKGIRDFVARLCSSSSLPVIVKETGFGMSPETVVNLLDLGVSYVDLAGSGGTNWVLVEGIKEGNLEVASCFSEWGISSVLTLISISDVHKDKVFASGGYETGMDIAKGIALGAKLIGVAAPILRAFCNGGEDSLYKLLRDYEYVLKMSMLLSNSKDVSELRINKYYLSYPLLLNLKQFKDSYET; translated from the coding sequence ATGGGTATCGAGCCTAATATATTGGAGAATAAGAGAAGGCACATTGAGATTTGTTTAAATAAATCGGATGTTAGTAAGAGTGATAGCCTTTTGGGTTTCGTTAATTTAAAGCATGATGCACTCAGTGAGCTTAATTTTGATGAGATAGATACGAGTGAAATTATATTTGGATACAAGGTCGCGATGCCCGTTTTTGTGTCATCAATGACAGGAGGCATTGGGGATGGGAGTAGGCTAAATAGATCGCTTGTTAAGGTTGCAAATGGTTTAAGGATTCCAATGGGTTTGGGTTCTTTTAAGCTCTTGTTTAAATATCCTGAATATATTGATGAATTTTCTTTAAGAAAATATGCTGATAGTATTCCTTTATTTTCCAATATTGGTGCTATTCAGCTGGGCGAGTTGGGAGTTTTAAAAATAATTGAAATGAATAAGAGACTTGAGGTTGATGCTGTGATTGTCCACCTAAATGCGGGACAAGAATTAATGAATTCTAGGGGGGAGAGAAGTTTTAAAGGAATAAGGGATTTTGTTGCAAGGCTGTGTTCTTCGTCAAGTTTACCGGTAATTGTTAAAGAGACGGGTTTTGGAATGTCACCCGAGACAGTTGTTAACTTGTTGGATCTTGGGGTATCTTATGTCGATCTTGCAGGTAGCGGCGGAACTAATTGGGTTTTGGTTGAAGGAATTAAGGAGGGAAATTTAGAAGTTGCTTCCTGTTTCTCTGAATGGGGCATATCTTCAGTTTTAACGTTGATAAGTATTAGCGATGTTCATAAGGATAAAGTTTTTGCCTCAGGTGGGTATGAGACTGGAATGGATATTGCTAAGGGGATTGCTCTTGGTGCTAAATTAATAGGCGTCGCAGCACCCATTCTTAGGGCTTTTTGTAATGGAGGTGAGGATAGCTTATATAAGCTTTTAAGAGACTATGAGTATGTTTTAAAGATGTCTATGCTTTTAAGTAACAGCAAAGACGTATCAGAGCTTAGGATAAATAAATATTATTTAAGTTATCCGTTGTTATTGAATTTAAAACAATTTAAAGATTCTTATGAGACTTAG
- a CDS encoding hydroxymethylglutaryl-CoA reductase, degradative, translating into MRLSENFRSKSTAEKREEIKSLLKDVGNFFYDSADENFLFSMVENYIGYLSLPIGIVKDLKINGRYYAIPIATEEPSVIAALNGAAKVLRNANLEYSVGEILGIAQIYIKTDKELSNTMLALFDKVEIWTSPLLCSMKERGGGFRRLSTKFIEEIGIQKLNIYIDVCDSMGSNLLNSVAEKVAYHLTLEFGYECVLKVLSNDLNEFIAKASFKLNITELIKDREKSLMLAQNIALISKIGFFEEERAVTNNKGIMNGITGLCVATLNDTRALEACIHKFASKNGKYLPLSRFYTSDDNLVGEIELPLQVGVKGGAVSTHEAGILSFKIMGIDCKKEFMGVLSCVGLASNFSALKALALDGIQKGHMRLHVNKILYMLERDYNISKDEREEILLKMRRSEVYSLGFGLKILKELRAI; encoded by the coding sequence ATGAGACTTAGTGAAAATTTTAGAAGTAAGAGTACTGCAGAAAAAAGAGAAGAAATAAAAAGCCTTTTAAAGGATGTAGGTAATTTTTTTTATGATTCTGCTGATGAAAATTTTCTTTTTAGTATGGTCGAAAATTATATCGGCTATTTGTCCTTGCCCATCGGTATTGTTAAGGATTTAAAGATAAATGGTAGATATTATGCTATACCTATTGCCACAGAAGAACCTTCGGTTATAGCCGCGCTAAATGGGGCAGCTAAAGTGTTAAGAAATGCTAATTTGGAGTATTCTGTGGGTGAGATATTAGGTATCGCTCAAATTTATATCAAGACAGATAAAGAGTTAAGCAATACAATGCTTGCCCTTTTTGATAAAGTTGAGATTTGGACTAGTCCTCTTTTATGTAGCATGAAGGAGAGAGGTGGAGGATTTAGAAGGCTTTCAACTAAGTTTATTGAGGAAATTGGAATTCAAAAGTTAAATATCTATATTGACGTTTGTGATAGTATGGGTTCAAATTTGCTTAACTCGGTGGCCGAGAAAGTTGCGTATCATCTTACTTTGGAGTTTGGCTATGAGTGCGTTTTAAAAGTTTTAAGCAATGATTTAAATGAGTTTATCGCGAAGGCTAGTTTTAAGTTAAATATTACTGAGTTGATTAAAGATAGGGAAAAATCTTTAATGTTGGCTCAAAATATTGCTCTTATTTCAAAGATAGGCTTTTTTGAAGAAGAGCGTGCTGTTACTAACAATAAGGGTATCATGAATGGCATTACGGGTTTGTGTGTTGCAACACTTAATGATACAAGAGCCCTTGAGGCGTGCATACATAAGTTTGCATCAAAGAATGGCAAGTATCTACCCCTTAGTAGGTTTTATACTTCAGATGACAATTTAGTTGGCGAGATTGAGCTTCCTTTGCAAGTTGGGGTTAAGGGAGGGGCTGTAAGTACTCATGAAGCAGGAATACTAAGCTTTAAGATTATGGGAATAGATTGTAAAAAAGAATTTATGGGTGTTCTCTCTTGTGTAGGGCTTGCAAGTAATTTCTCTGCCTTAAAGGCACTTGCTCTTGATGGAATTCAGAAGGGACATATGAGATTACATGTTAATAAAATTTTATATATGCTTGAAAGGGATTATAATATTTCTAAAGATGAGCGAGAGGAAATATTATTGAAGATGAGACGTAGTGAAGTCTATTCTCTTGGGTTTGGTCTTAAGATTTTAAAGGAACTAAGGGCAATATGA
- the mvaD gene encoding diphosphomevalonate decarboxylase yields the protein MKVGCKVNASLALIKYWGKRDSSLNIPATSSIAVSVDEFYSTSELEVSNKDEITLNSKVVVLREREKKFFNYARKILNEPNIGFKVSSENNFPTAAGLASSSSGFASIAACILKYFNQYSHQKASELARIGSASGARAIYGGFTLLREGARSAFHIRSANHFNDLRIIFAVVDRGEKEISSRDAMKLCMQNKFYWEAWVKASRAIFKEALYFFLRGDFYSLGFNIVKSYQDMFALMFSSSIIYFQSSTIELIKYVTALRNSGIPVFETMDAGPQVKMFCLKKDLDLILDGLNRNFRNVNFIVSRVGRGLEWI from the coding sequence ATGAAGGTTGGTTGCAAGGTCAATGCTAGCTTAGCATTGATTAAATATTGGGGGAAGAGAGACAGCTCTTTAAATATTCCGGCTACCTCTAGCATTGCAGTAAGTGTTGATGAATTTTATTCAACAAGCGAGCTTGAGGTTTCAAATAAGGATGAGATAACTTTAAATTCAAAGGTTGTTGTCTTGCGGGAAAGAGAGAAAAAATTTTTCAATTATGCAAGAAAAATTTTAAATGAACCGAATATTGGTTTTAAAGTTAGTAGTGAAAATAATTTTCCAACGGCTGCGGGGCTTGCAAGTTCAAGTTCTGGTTTTGCGTCTATTGCTGCTTGTATTTTAAAATATTTTAACCAGTATTCTCATCAAAAGGCGTCAGAACTCGCAAGAATAGGATCAGCTTCAGGAGCAAGAGCTATTTATGGTGGATTTACACTTTTAAGGGAGGGCGCTAGGAGTGCATTCCATATAAGGAGCGCAAATCATTTCAATGATTTGCGCATAATATTTGCTGTAGTTGATAGGGGTGAAAAGGAGATTTCTTCAAGAGATGCCATGAAACTTTGCATGCAAAACAAATTTTATTGGGAAGCTTGGGTTAAGGCTAGTCGAGCAATATTTAAGGAAGCTTTATATTTCTTTTTAAGAGGCGATTTTTATAGTCTAGGGTTCAATATTGTGAAAAGTTATCAAGATATGTTTGCTTTAATGTTTTCATCTTCTATCATCTATTTTCAAAGTAGTACCATAGAGCTAATAAAATATGTTACTGCTCTCAGGAATAGTGGCATTCCTGTTTTTGAGACAATGGATGCTGGTCCTCAGGTCAAGATGTTTTGCTTGAAGAAAGACTTAGATCTAATTTTAGATGGACTTAATAGGAATTTTA